One Coffea arabica cultivar ET-39 chromosome 5c, Coffea Arabica ET-39 HiFi, whole genome shotgun sequence DNA window includes the following coding sequences:
- the LOC113689846 gene encoding cytochrome P450 CYP72A219-like — protein sequence MEVLYSLVAVLSASFLVILSWRILNWAWFKPKKREKCLRQQGLRGNSYNLVLGDMKETVRMTQEAKSKPINFTNDIVSRVMPFIDKTIKTYGENSYAWAGPMPAVLLMDPEHIKEVMNKSFNYLKPPGNPLSKLLATGLVSYETDKWSKHRKLINPAFHLEKVKLMLPAFRLSCFEMVSKWEQLISEKGSCELDVWPELQALTSDVISRTAFGSNYEEGQKIFELQKEQAELILLAARSPYVPGWRFVPTKRNKRMKGIAKEVRSLVMDMINNRVKAMKAGEAKNDDLLAILLESNFKEIQEHEDKKFGMTLDEVIEECKLFYFAGQETTSSLLVWTLILLSKHQDWQDRARDEVQQVFGSKKPEFEDLNHLKVITMILNEVLRLYPPVVMLGRMTPETTKLGELTLPAGVQLLLPAILLHHDSKKWGDDAKEFKPERFSEGILKATKGQLTYFPFGWGPRICIGQNFTMVESKLALAMILQRFSFELSPLYAHAPHTIITLQPQHGAQLILRKL from the exons ATGGAAGTCCTATATAGCTTAGTTGCTGTATTGTCTGCTTCTTTTCTTGTCATATTGTCATGGAGAATCTTAAACTGGGCTTGGTTCAAGCCGAAGAAGCGGGAGAAATGCCTCAGACAACAGGGTTTGAGGGGAAACTCTTACAATCTTGTGCTTGGAGACATGAAAGAGACTGTCAGGATGACCCAAGAAGCCAAGTCCAAACCCATCAACTTTACCAATGATATTGTCTCCAGAGTCATGCCGTTCATTGATAAAACCATCAAAACTTATG GTGAAAATTCCTACGCATGGGCTGGACCAATGCCTGCAGTCCTGCTCATGGACCCTGAACATATAAAGGAggttatgaacaaaagtttcaattATCTGAAGCCTCCTGGTAATCCACTAAGCAAGCTACTTGCTACGGGACTTGTTAGCTATGAAACTGATAAATGGTCCAAACACAGGAAGCTTATTAATCCTGCTTTCCATCTAGAGAAAGTGAAG CTTATGCTCCCGGCATTTCGTTTGAGTTGTTTTGAGATGGTGAGCAAATGGGAACAATTAATCTCCGAAAAAGGATCCTGTGAATTGGATGTGTGGCCTGAGCTTCAAGCTTTAACAAGTGATGTAATTTCAAGAACAGCATTTGGAAGCAACTATGAAGAAGGACAGAAGATTTTTGAACTTCAGAAAGAACAGGCTGAGCTGATCTTGCTAGCTGCGCGATCGCCTTATGTTCCGGGATGGAG GTTTGTGCCGACTAAGAGGAACAAAAGAATGAAGGGAATTGCGAAGGAGGTTCGGTCATTAGTGATGGATATGATAAATAACAGAGTGAAGGCAATGAAAGCGGGGGAAGCTAAGAATGATGACTTATTGGCTATACTATTAGAGTCCAATTTCAAGGAGATTCAAGAACATGAAGATAAGAAATTTGGAATGACTTTAGATGAAGTCATTGAAGAGTGCAAGTTGTTCTATTTTGCTGGACAGGAGACAACCTCATCCTTGTTGGTCTGGACTTTGATTCTGCTGAGTAAGCATCAAGACTGGCAGGATCGTGCCAGAGATGAGGTTCAGCAGGTTTTTGGCAGCAAGAAACCGGAGTTTGAAGACTTAAATCACTTGAAAGTT ATCACAATGATTTTGAACGAGGTTCTGAGGCTGTATCCACCAGTTGTAATGCTTGGTCGAATGACTCCTGAAACAACCAAATTAGGGGAACTAACTTTACCAGCTGGAGTGCAGCTCCTGTTGCCTGCAATCCTTCTGCATCACGACAGTAAGAAATGGGGTGATGATGCAAAAGAATTCAAACCAGAGAGATTTAGTGAAGGAATTTTAAAGGCAACTAAAGGGCAGCTGACTTATTTTCCATTTGGTTGGGGACCCCGGATCTGCATTGGACAGAATTTTACGATGGTAGAATCAAAGTTGGCATTAGCTATGATCTTGCAGCGCTTCTCTTTCGAGCTTTCTCCTCTATATGCGCATGCTCCTCACACAATCATCACTCTCCAACCCCAGCACGGTGCTCAGCTGATTTTGCGCAAACTCTAG